The following coding sequences lie in one Stigmatopora nigra isolate UIUO_SnigA chromosome 4, RoL_Snig_1.1, whole genome shotgun sequence genomic window:
- the LOC144195407 gene encoding mevalonate kinase-like codes for MHVKECIISAPGKAILHGEHAVVHGKVALAVSLNLRTYLKLKATNDGKVCINLPNIDTFLCWDASELKQFIHHSSGKQEDVKRLDAELLRRLRQFLGVADGSLDTSNMATLAFLYIYLCLFGTGELPSLTISVWSELPTGAGLGSSAAYSVCLAAALLCAGGAISSPLKVWDHTARWCQEELELINSWAFQGEMIIHGNPSGVDNAVGTWGGMLRFLAGRIIPLSRVPLLRILLTNTKVPRSTKVLVARVKDRINKFPTILTSVLDSVDAISCTCEKTLVEMTSEPITGEHYNILEELIDINQHHLNVMGVGHPTLDTLCRVTLARGLHSKLTGAGGGGCGITLLRPETDTAVIQNTIQDLNACHFDCWETSIGGPGVQVHSPASLKEDVLEILNHY; via the exons atgcatgTGAAGGAATGCATCATATCTGCTCCTGGAAAGGCTATTCTTCACGGAGAGCACGCAGTTGTGCATGGAAAG GTTGCACTTGCTGTTAGTCTGAATCTGAGAACATATTTGAAGTTAAAAGCCACCAACGATGGTAAAGTTTGCATCAACCTCCCAAACATTGACACCTTCCTCTGTTGGGATGCTTCTGAGTTGAAGCAGTTTATACATCATTCATCTG GGAAGCAGGAGGATGTAAAACGTCTTGATGCTGAACTTTTGAGGAGACTTCGTCAATTTCTCGGTGTTGCAGATGGAAGCTTGGATACAAGCAACATGGCCACATTGGCGTTCCTCTACATCTACCTATGCCTTTTTGGAACAGG AGAGCTGCCAAGTTTGACAATTTCAGTGTGGTCAGAGCTGCCGACGGGTGCGGGACTGGGCTCGAGTGCCGCCTACTCCGTGTGTTTAGCCGCAGCTCTGCTCTGTGCTGGTGGAGCCATTTCCAGTCCTCTCAAAGTCTGGGACCACACTGCCAG GTGGTGTCAGGAGGAGCTGGAGCTGATCAACAGCTGGGCCTTCCAGGGCGAGATGATCATCCATGGTAATCCTTCTGGAGTAGACAACGCTGTAGGGACATGGG GAGGCATGCTGAGGTTCTTGGCCGGGAGGATAATACCACTGAGCAG GGTGCCATTATTGAGAATCCTCCTCACTAACACTAAAGTGCCACGTAGCACAAAGGTACTTGTCGCCAGGGTGAAGGACAGAATTAACAAG TTTCCAACTATTTTGACCTCTGTGCTCGACTCTGTCGATGCCATTTCCTGCACTTGTGAGAAAACACTTGTCGAGATGACGTCTGAGCCAATTACAGGAGAGCACTACAATATTTTAGAA GAGCTCATTGATATTAACCAACATCATCTGAATGTAATGGGGGTGGGACATCCTACCCTGGATACCCTGTGTCGGGTCACGCTCGCCAGGGGTCTCCACAGCAAGCTAACGGGCGCTGGAGGAGGGGGCTGTGGCATCACTCTTCTGAGACCAG AAACGGACACGGCTGTGATCCAGAATACAATTCAGGACTTGAATGCCTGCCACTTTGATTGCTGGGAAACAAGTATTGGCGGTCCTGGCGTCCAAGTACACTCTCCCGCATCCCTAAAGGAGGATGTTTTAGAGATTTTAAACCATTATTGA